The DNA sequence GGTGCTCACCACCCCTGACGGCCGTCGTGCCACCGGCGTCCTCCTCCGCCGCGGCAGCGAGGAGGTCGTGGTGCACGCGGACGTCGTGGTCGTGAGCGCTGGAGTCAAGGAGTCACCCTTGCTCCTCTGGCGCTCGCGGAGCGACGTTCATCCCAATGGCATTGGAAACGCCGGCGGTGCGCTGGGGCGTTATCTGGCCGGACATACGAGCGGCTTCATCTTTCCCTTCGTGGGACTCCGCGCGGTTCCGGAGCTCCATCAGAAGACCTTCGCCATCAATGCCTTCTACGAGGCGTCTGAGGATTCGCCCTATCCGCTGGGGGTCATCCAGGCGACCGGGCAGATCCCCATCTGGCAACAGGTGCATCCGCTCACCGCTCCGTTCGTCAAGTTCGTCGCGCGCCGGAGTCTGGTGTGTCTGCTGATGACGGAGGCGGTGGGGACCGCGGAGTCAGGCTTTGACTTCAGCGATGAGCAGATCGCGCGGGTCCACAATCCCCAGCCCAGCCGTGAGACGTACCGGAAGCTGCGGCGGACCGCCGTCTCTCTCTTCCATAAAGCCGGTTTTCGCTGGGTTCATGCCTCGGAACACTTCGATGCGCCGTGGCACATGGTCGGGACCGCGCGCATCGGGACGGATCCAAGGACCTCCGTGCTGGATCCAGAGTGCCGCGTCCACGGGGTCGACAACCTGTACGTGGTGGACGCGTCCAGCCTGCCCAGCGCGGGAGCCGTCAACACCACGCTCACCATCATCGCGCTCTCACTTCGGGCCGCGGAGACCCTCGCGCGGGGACAGCGTGGGGCCCGGGTGGAGGTGGCGTGACCCTTGATGGTGTCTCAGCCCGCCTTGGCGAGCGCGGCCTGTGACCCGGACAGGAAGTGCTCGAGGGTGGCCACATCCGCTTCCGTGGACTCCGCCTCGCGG is a window from the Corallococcus silvisoli genome containing:
- a CDS encoding GMC oxidoreductase, coding for MSWVKSGYDVIVIGSGPGGSTLAHGLARRDCKVLVVEQGDFLKPEPTRDGQQTTFIGEYQRRRIRYNVGGESKFYGAALYRLRESDFGAKRTEHGESPAWPVSYSELERYYDEGERLYAVHGSPEGDPTEPPRSKPFPHGPIEHEPWIAEKVERLRACGVPVGYIPKGVDLGPNGRCVLCSTCDGYYCHRDAKMDAEVAALRPALKTGRVELCTGTECLKVLTTPDGRRATGVLLRRGSEEVVVHADVVVVSAGVKESPLLLWRSRSDVHPNGIGNAGGALGRYLAGHTSGFIFPFVGLRAVPELHQKTFAINAFYEASEDSPYPLGVIQATGQIPIWQQVHPLTAPFVKFVARRSLVCLLMTEAVGTAESGFDFSDEQIARVHNPQPSRETYRKLRRTAVSLFHKAGFRWVHASEHFDAPWHMVGTARIGTDPRTSVLDPECRVHGVDNLYVVDASSLPSAGAVNTTLTIIALSLRAAETLARGQRGARVEVA